A stretch of the Nicotiana tabacum cultivar K326 chromosome 6, ASM71507v2, whole genome shotgun sequence genome encodes the following:
- the LOC107769333 gene encoding serine/arginine-rich splicing factor SR34A yields MSGRFSRTIYVGNLPADIKESEVEDLFYKYGRILDIELKIPPRPPCFSFVEFESSRDAEDAIRGRDGYNFDGCRLRVELAHGGRGPSSSSDRRGSYGSSGGGGRYGVSRHSDYRVIVRGLPSSASWQDLKDHMRKAGEVCFAEVSRDSEGTFGMVDYTTYEDMKYAIRKLDDTEFRNPWTRTYIRVKEYKRSPSRSRSRSRSPKRSRSRSRSRSPKRSRSKSPGRSLSRSPSPKSRSASPVKPTRSRSMSRSRSRSISRSLSRSRSASPRQARSNSG; encoded by the exons ATGAGTGGCCGTTTTtcacgcacgatttatgttgGCAACCTTCCAGCTGATATAAAGGAATCGGAAGTTGAAGATCTATTTTATAAG TATGGTCGTATATTGGATATTGAGTTGAAGATTCCACCTCGCCCTCCTTGCTTTTCTTTTGTGGag TTTGAAAGTTCTCGAGATGCAGAAGATGCCATCAGGGGTAGAGATGGTTACAACTTTGATGGCTGTCGCCTGAGG GTTGAGCTTGCTCATGGAGGAAGAGGGCCGTCATCTTCAAGTGATCGCCGAGGCAGCTATGGCAGCAGTGGTGGTGGAGGGCGTTATGGTGTTTCTCGGCATTCTGATTACCGAG TTATTGTTCGAGGTCTTCCATCTTCTGCTTCTTGGCAAGATTTGAAG GATCATATGCGGAAAGCTGGTGAAGTGTGCTTTGCTGAAGTTTCTCGTGACAGTGAAG GTACCTTTGGCATGGTTGACTACACAACTTATGAAGACATGAAGTATGCT ATAAGGAAACTTGATGATACTGAGTTCAGGAATCCTTGGACAAGAACCTACATCCGG GTGAAAGAATACAAGCGAAGTCCTTCAAGAAGTCGCAGTAGGAGCAGAAGTCCAAAGAGGAGCAGGAGCAGGAGCAGAAGCAGAAGTCCAAAGAGGAGTAGGAG CAAATCACCCGGCCGATCACTTTCGAGATCACCATCGCCGAAGTCTAGATCTGCGTCTCCTGTTAAGCCAACCAG GTCCAGATCAATGTCAAGGTCGAGGTCTAGGTCTATATCGAGGTCACTGTCAAGGTCCAGATCGGCATCACCACGGCAG GCACGATCAAACAGTGGCTGA
- the LOC107769336 gene encoding large ribosomal subunit protein P1-like → MSSVGELGCTYAALLLYDDGIPITAEKIATVVKAANISVESYWPSLFAKLFEKRDVEDLILNVGIGGGGAAVAVAAPVAGGGAAAAAPAAEEKKEEKKEESDDEDLGLSLFD, encoded by the exons ATGTCATCAGTTGGGGAACTTGGTTGTACCTACGCTGCATTGCTTCTCTACGATGATGGCATTCCCATCACT GCTGAGAAGATTGCTACGGTGGTGAAGGCAGCAAATATTTCAGTGGAGTCCTATTGGCCTAGCCTTTTTGCGAAGCTGTTTGAGAAGAGGGACGTCGAGGACCTCATCTTGAATGTTGGGATAGGTGGCGGTGGTGCAGCCGTTGCCGTTGCTGCGCCGGTTGCCGGAGGTGGTGCTGCCGCTGCTGCTCCCGCCGCTGAGGAGAAAAAG GAGGAGAAAAAAGAGGAGAGCGACGACGAGGACTTGGGATTGAGCTTGTTTGATTAG